Within the Verrucomicrobiia bacterium genome, the region ATACCCGCCGACGATGGAAAGCTGGCCGGAAAAGCTCTCCGCAGAGGCAATCCGTTCCGCCTCCTTTTTGATGGAATCCAGACTGCGCACCTCCATCAGCGAGCGGAAATGAAAGGCGGATGGGCAGACCGCCGGCGGCGCCGAACAGCCCCGCACGGCGACGATGGTTTGCTCCAGAACGGACGCGATGGGAATCAGTTCCCCCTTGTAAAGGGGATGAGGTTTGCGGGTGAAGGGCAAATCGTAAAACGAATCGACCGTTTCGGTCTCAAAGGGGGCGACCGGCGGATTTTCCACCAAATACCAGTCCACGACCAATTGCGCGGCCGGTTGGGGGGAGGGGGAAAAATAATTTTCCGCGTAACGGGAAAAGCTTTTCAAAAAGGAATGCCGGCACTGAACCAGTTCCTGATAGGGGGTCAGTTCCAGAAAATCGTTCCCAATCCTTTTTTGTTTGAAGGCCGTACCGGGGAGGTCTCTGATTTCGCTGATTTTTTCGCCCGCCTGCATCCGCCGGGCCAGCTCGAGCGCCGTTTTTTCCGGCGGGCCGTAGATTACCATATCCGCCTTGGCATCGAAGAGAACGGGACGGCGCACCCGCTCCTCCCAAAAGTCGTAATGGGACAAGCGGCGCAGCGAGGCCTCCAACCCAAAGAGAACGACGGGAACGCCCCCGCCCCCCTCCCGAGCCCGGTGGGCATAGACGAGGGAGGCCCGGTCCGGCCGAAGGCCGATGTGTCCGCCGTGGGAATAGGGGTCTTCCTTCTGGCGGGTGCGGCTGGGGGTGTAGTTGGCCGCCATGGAATCCAAATTTCCGGCGGTGATTAAATAGAAAAGCTTCGGCTTTCCCAGGGCGGTAAACGCCTCGGCCAATTTCCAGTCCGGCTGGGGAAGGATGCCCACGCGGAATCCGGCGGCCTCCAAAACGCGCCCGACCAGGGCCGCTTCCATAAAGGGGTGGTCGATGTAGGAGTCGCCGGTTACGATGAGGATGTCAACTTCCCCCCAGCCGCGGAAATGCATTTCGGCCGCACTTACAGGCAGGGGGTGAATGGCACCCTCGGTTTTTCGATTTAAAACCGCCAAGCTGTTTCCTCCTGCGCCCCAACTCTCCTATGAGGCAAAACTGCCGCCCGGGCGAGCCAGCCCCGGCGTGCCCCGCTCCCCCGGATGGTCTTTTCCGGGGGACTATTTTCCGGCCAACTCTTTTAGCCGGAACTGCTGGAAGTATAAATTAATTTAAAAGAAAAGCAAATCCCGAAACCTTATCGAACTAATATCATTTTCTTCGTTTCGCTTAGATTTTCGATTTTCAGTCGGTAGATGTAAATTCCGCTTGAAAGCAATTTCCCTTCCGCATCAATCCCATCCCAATGCACTTTATAGTCACCAGCGGACTGCTCTGCCTCGACTAATACTTTCACTATGCTGCCAAGAATGTTGAATACTTCCAGCCGAACAGGAGATTTTCGAGGGAGCG harbors:
- a CDS encoding YgiQ family radical SAM protein; protein product: MAVLNRKTEGAIHPLPVSAAEMHFRGWGEVDILIVTGDSYIDHPFMEAALVGRVLEAAGFRVGILPQPDWKLAEAFTALGKPKLFYLITAGNLDSMAANYTPSRTRQKEDPYSHGGHIGLRPDRASLVYAHRAREGGGGVPVVLFGLEASLRRLSHYDFWEERVRRPVLFDAKADMVIYGPPEKTALELARRMQAGEKISEIRDLPGTAFKQKRIGNDFLELTPYQELVQCRHSFLKSFSRYAENYFSPSPQPAAQLVVDWYLVENPPVAPFETETVDSFYDLPFTRKPHPLYKGELIPIASVLEQTIVAVRGCSAPPAVCPSAFHFRSLMEVRSLDSIKKEAERIASAESFSGQLSIVGGY
- a CDS encoding FlgD immunoglobulin-like domain containing protein, with translation LPRKSPVRLEVFNILGSIVKVLVEAEQSAGDYKVHWDGIDAEGKLLSSGIYIYRLKIENLSETKKMILVR